The following are encoded together in the Salvia hispanica cultivar TCC Black 2014 chromosome 6, UniMelb_Shisp_WGS_1.0, whole genome shotgun sequence genome:
- the LOC125196575 gene encoding probable inactive receptor kinase At1g48480: MPTTLASLQLPPLLLPLLLLLFSAATASDLSTDRAALLALRSAVGGRTLFWNTSLTTPCNWAGVLCEDNRVTALRLPAASLFGPLPASALSSLTALRTLSLRLNHLSGPLPSDLSALTQLRNLYLQGNHFSGPPPPSIFSLHALVRLNLASNNFSGQIPPQFNKLTRLRTLFLENNHFTGNLPDIDLPNLDQFNVSFNNLNGSVPKGLLAKSKDSFLATSLCGKPLDRLCPGEDPAIAAGGVGQTFGGDKKKKLSGGAIAGIAIGSVLGLLLLLLLLFLLCRKRSGNKARSVEVAAVVKHQENDSAAAEAVSVDELSAATAVAKGNESNAAVDVKKLVFFGSGARVFDLEDLLRASAEVLGKGTFGTAYKAVLEVGTVVAVKRLKDVTISEKEFKDKIDSVGAMDHLNLVPLRAYYYSREEKLLVYDYMPMGSLSALLHGNKGAGHTPLNWGMRSGIALGAARGIEYLHQQGPGVSHGNIKSSNILLTKSHEARVSDFGMNHLVGPPSSPTRVAGYRAPEVTDPRRVSQRADVYSFGVLLLELLTGKAPTHALLNEDGVDLPRWVQSVVREEWTSEVFDLELLRHQDLEEEMVQLLQLGIDCTAQYPDNRPSISQVAARIEELRSSGLKGLKEQPDQVSETD; this comes from the exons ATGCCGACTACACTCGCCTCCCTCCAACTCCCACCACTGCTGCTacccctcctcctcctcctcttctccGCCGCCACCGCCTCAGATCTCTCCACCGACCGCGCCGCCCTCCTAGCCCTCCGCTCCGCCGTCGGCGGCCGCACCCTGTTCTGGAACACCTCCCTAACCACCCCATGCAACTGGGCCGGCGTCCTCTGCGAAGACAACCGCGTCACCGCCCTCCGCCTCCCCGCCGCCTCCCTCTTCGGCCCCCTCCCCGCCTCCGCCCTCTCCAGCCTCACCGCCCTCCGCACCCTCAGCCTCCGCCTCAACCACCTCTCCGGCCCCCTCCCCTCCGACCTCTCCGCCCTCACCCAGCTCCGCAACCTCTACCTCCAGGGCAACCACTTCTCCGGCCCCCCGCCCCCTTCCATTTTCTCCCTCCACGCCCTAGTTCGGCTCAATCTCGCTTCCAACAACTTTTCCGGCCAAATTCCGCCCCAATTCAACAAATTGACCCGCCTCCGCACCCTTTTCTTGGAGAACAATCACTTCACTGGAAATCTCCCAGACATTGACCTCCCAAATCTTGATCAATTCAACGTCtctttcaataatttaaacGGCTCTGTTCCGAAAGGCCTTCTCGCGAAATCAAAGGATTCATTTCTAGCGACGTCTCTTTGTGGGAAGCCTCTTGACAGACTGTGTCCCGGCGAAGACCCTGCTATCGCCGCCGGAGGAGTCGGCCAGACCTTTGGGGGggacaagaagaagaagctttCCGGCGGCGCCATTGCCGGAATTGCCATTGGATCTGTTCTCGGGCTGCTTCTTTTGCTGCTACTACTGTTTCTCTTGTGTAGGAAGCGGAGCGGGAACAAGGCGCGGTCAGTTGAAGTAGCGGCGGTGGTCAAGCATCAAGAAAACGACTCTGCCGCCGCAGAGGCTGTGAGCGTCGACGAGTTATCAGCGGCGACGGCGGTAGCGAAGGGCAATGAGAGCAATGCGGCTGTGGATGTGAAGAAGCTGGTTTTCTTCGGGAGTGGGGCGAGGGTGTTTGATTTGGAGGATTTGCTGAGGGCTTCGGCGGAGGTGCTTGGGAAGGGAACGTTTGGGACGGCGTACAAGGCGGTGCTGGAGGTGGGGACGGTAGTGGCAGTGAAGAGGCTCAAGGATGTGACCATTTCGGAGAAGGAGTTCAAGGACAAGATTGATAGTGTTGGAGCTATGGATCATCTGAATTTGGTGCCTCTCAGGGCTTACTACTATAGTAGAGAGGAGAAGCTTCTTGTCTATGACTACATGCCTATGGGAAGCCTTTCTGCACTTCTACATG GAAACAAGGGAGCTGGCCACACGCCGTTGAACTGGGGGATGAGGTCCGGCATTGCCCTTGGAGCTGCACGAGGCATCGAATACCTCCACCAGCAAGGCCCCGGCGTCTCCCACGGAAACATAAAGTCCTCCAACATCCTTCTCACCAAGTCACATGAAGCACGCGTCTCAGACTTCGGCATGAACCATCTAGTCGGGCCCCCATCCTCCCCCACGCGCGTCGCTGGCTACCGCGCCCCGGAGGTGACCGACCCCCGCAGAGTCTCCCAGCGGGCGGATGTCTACAGCTTCGGTGTCCTCCTGCTGGAGCTGCTCACGGGGAAGGCTCCCACGCACGCCCTCCTAAATGAGGACGGGGTGGACCTGCCGCGGTGGGTGCAGTCTGTGGTTCGTGAAGAGTGGACCTCAGAGGTGTTCGACCTCGAGCTCCTCCGCCACCAGGATTTGGAGGAGGAGATGGTCCAGCTCCTCCAGCTCGGGATTGACTGCACAGCTCAGTACCCGGACAACCGGCCCTCGATCTCTCAGGTCGCCGCCCGCATCGAGGAGCTCCGGTCCTCTGGCTTGAAAGGCTTGAAAGAACAGCCTGATCAAGTGAGCGAAACagattga
- the LOC125195183 gene encoding uncharacterized protein LOC125195183 produces MDWFNSDQRQMDDFVNSQNWQVPPTPDPDATPSPGLPTNMDMESPVSTDEYDISDMEPAQRRGKGKGKVADEDGPKKYSPQETMWLAKNYVDVSEDAVVGNQQSGKVFWLRIADKYNAGRPEGSFERTYVKLRKHWGRVQKEINKWNGKWTNVVRMWPSGHSEMDLVDKAKADYFADGKKHFKYFDVWKLVEKSPKYTGGAEAAAKRTKVAAGHYTSSEGGPPIDLNVTDEDFFLSSPGTESRPMGTKAAKRKAKGKATASYSAMPPPPPNPSLDKISDSMSDMSITLRMGQLTELTSRDTSTMSEYELELHREMIEYLRAQMKKK; encoded by the coding sequence ATGGATTGGTTTAATAGCGACCAACGCCAGATGGACGATTTCGTGAACTCCCAGAACTGGCAAGTGCCGCCGACACCCGATCCAGATGCAACGCCTAGTCCCGGGCTGCCTACCAATATGGACATGGAATCGCCAGTTAGCACTGATGAGTACGATATCAGCGATATGGAGCCCGCTCAACGgaggggcaagggcaagggcaaggttGCCGATGAGGATGGGCCGAAGAAGTATAGTCCGCAGGAGACAATGTGGCTGGCCAAGAACTATGTCGACGTCTCCGAGGACGCTGTGGTCGGCAACCAGCAAAGCGGCAAAGTGTTCTGGCTGCGGATTGCAGATAAGTACAACGCTGGTCGACCCGAAGGCTCGTTCGAGCGTACCTACGTGAAGCTACGCAAGCATTGGGGTCGGGTGCAGAAGGAGATTAACAAGTGGAATGGCAAGTGGACTAACGTAGTCCGGATGTGGCCGAGCGGGCACAGCGAGATGGACCTTGTGGACAAGGCCAAGGCAGATTACTTCGCTGACGGGAAGAAGCACTTCAAGTACTTCGACGTTTGGAAGCTTGTCGAGAAGAGCCCGAAGTACACCGGTGGGGCTGAAGCGGCGGCGAAGAGAACCAAAGTCGCCGCCGGACACTACACTTCGAGCGAAGGAGGTCCGCCAATCGACCTCAACGTGACAGACGAGGACTTCTTCCTCTCATCTCCTGGTACTGAAAGCCGTCCGATGGGCACAAAGGCGGCAAAGAGGAAAGCAAAGGGGAAGGCAACTGCGAGCTACTCCGCtatgccgccgccgccacccaaTCCTTCCTTGGACAAGATATCAGACTCTATGTCGGATATGAGTATTACGTTGCGGATGGGCCAGCTGACGGAGTTGACATCGAGGGATACCTCGACAATGTCGGAGTACGAGCTCGAATTGCACCGTGAGATGATCGAATACCTTCGCgcacaaatgaagaaaaagtag